In Psychrobacter immobilis, a single genomic region encodes these proteins:
- a CDS encoding D-amino acid dehydrogenase, with protein sequence MTHIAVLGAGVVGVTTAWYLRQAGYDVTVIEREPAAGMQTSFANGGQISVSHATPWANPAAPMKALKWLFREDAPLLYRLRADKAQLKWAMQFLQECRADRADANLVQMVRLGLYSRDALQQLRADIDIDYEQQTRGIMHFYTNQAEFDAAIAPTERMQELGCERHVIDINNAVNLEPALYPIAHKLKGATYTSRDESGNAHLLTQRLAERCIEAGVKFLYDTEILALNTDDYSARPHVHSITIQPKGENAQTFSADSHVLALGSYSVSLMKPLHIHLPIFPAKGYSATYQINPRAPHLAPFVSLIDDEFKLVTSRLGDKLRVAGTAEFNGYNLDLNSTRCAAITRRVQQLFPKGIIANSVQYWTGLRPMTPSNVPLIGRAHRGQVRHGSHNVDASFDNLWLNTGHGTLGWTHACGSAQAISLLIQGETPPVDFDFVGLVT encoded by the coding sequence ATGACCCATATTGCGGTACTCGGAGCGGGTGTGGTGGGCGTGACCACCGCATGGTATCTTCGCCAAGCAGGCTACGATGTGACCGTCATTGAGCGTGAGCCAGCTGCCGGTATGCAGACCTCATTTGCCAATGGTGGTCAAATATCTGTCTCGCACGCAACCCCTTGGGCCAATCCTGCGGCTCCTATGAAAGCGCTTAAATGGCTGTTTCGCGAGGATGCACCGCTGCTGTATCGCTTGCGTGCTGATAAGGCGCAGCTTAAGTGGGCGATGCAGTTTTTGCAAGAATGCCGTGCAGATAGAGCCGATGCCAATCTGGTACAAATGGTACGTTTAGGCTTGTATTCACGAGATGCACTACAACAGCTGCGTGCTGATATTGATATTGATTACGAGCAGCAAACGCGCGGTATTATGCATTTTTATACCAATCAAGCGGAATTTGATGCCGCCATTGCGCCAACGGAGCGCATGCAAGAGTTAGGCTGTGAGCGTCATGTCATCGATATCAATAATGCCGTTAACTTAGAGCCTGCGCTTTACCCTATTGCTCATAAGCTAAAAGGTGCGACTTATACCAGCCGTGATGAATCGGGTAATGCCCATTTATTGACCCAACGCTTAGCCGAGCGCTGCATCGAGGCTGGCGTTAAGTTTTTATACGATACCGAGATTCTGGCGTTAAACACTGACGACTATTCTGCGCGCCCGCATGTGCATAGTATTACCATTCAACCTAAGGGAGAAAACGCGCAAACCTTTAGTGCAGACAGCCATGTACTGGCATTGGGCAGCTATAGCGTATCGCTCATGAAACCGCTGCATATTCATCTACCTATTTTCCCTGCTAAAGGCTACTCGGCCACTTATCAAATCAACCCTCGCGCCCCGCATCTGGCACCCTTTGTCAGTCTCATTGATGATGAGTTTAAGCTGGTGACATCACGCCTTGGCGACAAGCTACGCGTCGCTGGAACAGCAGAATTTAACGGCTACAATTTGGATTTAAATAGCACCCGCTGTGCAGCCATTACCCGCCGTGTGCAGCAGTTATTTCCCAAAGGTATCATCGCCAATTCTGTACAATACTGGACAGGGCTGCGTCCGATGACACCTTCTAATGTGCCGTTAATTGGGCGCGCGCACAGAGGTCAAGTCCGTCATGGCAGTCATAATGTGGATGCTAGTTTTGATAATTTATGGCTTAATACGGGTCATGGTACGCTTGGCTGGACGCATGCTTGCGGTTCGGCGCAGGCTATCAGCTTATTGATACAAGGTGAGACGCCGCCAGTCGATTTTGATTTTGTTGGCCTAGTAACGTAA
- the hemL gene encoding glutamate-1-semialdehyde 2,1-aminomutase, translating to MSTKNEQLFAQARKHIPGGVNSPVRAFAGVGGTPIFMHRANGSKIYDTEDNAYIDYVGSWGPMILGHAHPKVIDAVKKAADDGLSFGTPTPFETTVADKICEIVPSVEMIRMTSSGTEATMSAIRLARGYTQRDKIVKFEGCYHGHSDSLLVKAGSGMLDIGEPTSKGVPADFAKHTITIPYNDPQAIKDCFEKWGEEVACVILEPIAGNMNMVIPTQEFHDTLRAECTANGSVLIFDEVMTGFRVGLGGAQAYFGIDPDLTCFGKIIGAGLPVGAFGGKKEVMSCIAPLGGVYQAGTLSGNPLAMRAGIAMFEDLTVDGFYAELAAKVDRLVGGFQAAADKHGINMRTNKLGGMFGMFFVKDNETDTPKNFDDVTECDMTVFNTFFHGMLDRGIYLAPSAYEAGFMSIKHSNEDIDASIKAADEIFAEMAKA from the coding sequence ATGAGCACTAAAAACGAACAGCTATTTGCGCAAGCCCGAAAACATATTCCTGGCGGCGTAAACTCGCCAGTCCGTGCCTTTGCTGGTGTCGGTGGCACGCCTATTTTTATGCACCGTGCTAACGGCAGCAAAATTTATGATACCGAAGACAATGCTTATATCGATTATGTCGGCTCTTGGGGTCCAATGATTTTGGGTCATGCGCACCCTAAAGTGATTGATGCGGTCAAAAAAGCAGCGGATGATGGTTTAAGTTTTGGTACGCCAACGCCGTTTGAAACGACTGTTGCCGATAAAATTTGCGAAATTGTCCCAAGCGTTGAGATGATTCGTATGACCAGCTCCGGTACAGAAGCGACCATGAGTGCAATTCGTCTGGCTCGTGGCTATACCCAGCGTGACAAAATCGTTAAGTTTGAAGGCTGCTATCATGGGCATTCAGACAGCTTATTGGTAAAAGCAGGTTCGGGCATGCTAGATATTGGCGAGCCAACATCAAAAGGTGTGCCAGCTGATTTTGCTAAGCACACCATTACGATTCCTTATAATGACCCACAAGCGATTAAAGATTGCTTTGAGAAATGGGGCGAAGAAGTCGCTTGCGTGATCTTAGAACCGATCGCTGGCAACATGAATATGGTCATTCCGACCCAAGAATTCCATGATACCTTGCGTGCAGAATGTACTGCCAACGGTTCAGTGCTGATCTTTGATGAAGTGATGACGGGCTTCCGTGTCGGACTGGGCGGCGCACAAGCATACTTCGGTATTGATCCTGATTTGACCTGCTTTGGTAAAATCATCGGTGCAGGTTTGCCAGTTGGTGCTTTCGGTGGTAAAAAAGAAGTGATGTCTTGCATTGCGCCACTCGGCGGCGTCTACCAAGCCGGCACATTGTCAGGTAATCCACTGGCAATGCGTGCGGGTATCGCGATGTTTGAAGACTTAACCGTAGATGGCTTTTATGCTGAGTTAGCAGCGAAAGTTGATCGTCTAGTAGGCGGTTTTCAAGCGGCAGCTGACAAACATGGCATCAACATGCGTACCAATAAATTGGGCGGTATGTTTGGCATGTTCTTTGTTAAAGACAATGAAACTGACACGCCAAAGAACTTCGATGACGTGACAGAGTGTGATATGACGGTGTTTAATACGTTCTTCCATGGCATGTTGGATCGCGGTATTTATCTGGCACCGTCTGCTTATGAAGCAGGCTTTATGTCAATTAAACACAGCAATGAAGATATTGATGCGTCGATTAAAGCCGCTGACGAAATTTTTGCAGAAATGGCAAAAGCGTAA
- a CDS encoding zinc ribbon domain-containing protein YjdM: MSLPNCPKCDAEYTYEDGALLVCPMCAHEWTAAETDAAQAEEQDAVIRDAVGNELQDGDTVTVIKDLKVKGSSIVIKVGTKAKGIRLLPDASDGHDIDCKLDGFGPMKLKSSVVKKA; the protein is encoded by the coding sequence ATGAGCTTACCCAATTGCCCAAAATGCGATGCTGAATATACGTACGAAGATGGTGCGTTACTGGTATGTCCCATGTGTGCTCATGAATGGACTGCGGCTGAAACCGATGCGGCACAAGCTGAAGAGCAAGACGCGGTCATTCGTGATGCGGTCGGTAATGAGCTGCAAGATGGCGATACCGTCACCGTGATTAAAGACTTAAAAGTCAAAGGTTCATCGATTGTTATTAAAGTCGGTACTAAAGCAAAAGGTATTCGCCTGCTGCCCGATGCCTCTGATGGTCATGATATTGACTGTAAACTTGATGGTTTTGGCCCAATGAAGCTTAAATCATCTGTTGTTAAAAAAGCATAA
- the ygfZ gene encoding CAF17-like 4Fe-4S cluster assembly/insertion protein YgfZ: MTQSNVSTLSSTLPQFVQLTIQGEDAEKFLQGQLTSDVTKLGLSYQATALSNLKGRIDFGLWIKKQAEKHYDVVISADCAEAFQAHLKKFGAFSKFDTSAPAPIYPCVLDDVPTFSHQEDHNKPTDTQAWMQESLAIGNYWIVAATQGLFQPQELRLHQRGGMDYDKGCYLGQEVIARIYFKAAPKAFLHYVSGAGDVPAAGDKLEKIQVVNAIADDTINGNGFKALVVARPEHLADSELTILDLPQALQADVARQK; the protein is encoded by the coding sequence ATGACTCAATCAAACGTATCGACCCTCTCATCAACATTGCCACAATTTGTTCAACTAACGATTCAAGGTGAAGATGCAGAAAAATTCTTGCAGGGTCAGCTAACCTCTGATGTCACCAAGCTCGGACTCAGTTATCAAGCAACGGCGCTTAGCAATTTAAAAGGTCGCATTGATTTTGGTTTATGGATAAAAAAACAAGCTGAAAAGCATTATGATGTGGTTATCAGTGCCGATTGCGCTGAGGCTTTTCAAGCCCATTTAAAAAAGTTCGGTGCCTTTTCAAAATTTGACACCAGTGCGCCCGCGCCCATTTATCCTTGCGTGCTTGATGACGTGCCAACCTTTAGCCATCAAGAAGACCACAATAAGCCAACCGATACCCAAGCGTGGATGCAAGAGAGTCTTGCCATTGGCAACTATTGGATAGTTGCTGCAACCCAAGGTCTGTTTCAGCCACAAGAGCTGCGTCTGCATCAGCGCGGCGGTATGGACTATGATAAAGGCTGCTATCTTGGTCAAGAAGTGATTGCCCGTATTTATTTTAAGGCAGCGCCAAAAGCGTTTTTACATTATGTCAGCGGCGCAGGTGACGTGCCAGCAGCCGGTGACAAGCTAGAAAAAATTCAGGTGGTTAATGCGATTGCCGATGACACTATTAATGGTAATGGTTTTAAAGCATTGGTCGTTGCCCGTCCAGAGCATTTAGCCGATAGTGAGCTTACTATATTAGACTTACCGCAAGCGCTGCAAGCCGATGTTGCGCGCCAAAAATAG
- a CDS encoding molybdopterin oxidoreductase family protein: MASEKSHKDEQTHFRTCNLCEAMCGIEIKHDGAKVLSIKGDKDDPFSKGYICPKATALQDLHEDSDRLSHPVERTANGWKEIGWAEALDKVAAGIQSVQKKHGQNAFGIYLGNPNVHNLGGMLTIKHLLTSIKTRSRFSATSIDQLPHHIVSMHLFGHMLRIPVPDVNRTQYMLIIGGNPLASNGSIMTAPNMRQKLKDIKARDGKVVVIDPRRTETADIASEHHFIRPATDVLLLLAMLNEIYLQGYADKPHAKNSRAAALVPEIARIADFAKDYSAESVAEITGIAAKEIKRLVKEFCEAESSVCYGRMGVSVQEFGLLSQYLIMLINIVTGRLDEVGGLMFPNPAVDVVNNSGPGYLGKRHSRVSNLPDFNGDYPVVAMADEMLVEGAGQLKGFMTVAGNPVLSTPNGEKLDTAFANLDFMVAIDYFVTETSRHAHIILPPVSPLERDHYDVTFNNFAVHNVAKYSEALFAKQRSAKHDWQIYLELAKRLDKKAALATKVERLIIKVLGPKFVLNQGLKRGPYKGLNLKQLKENPHGIDLGSLKTMLPQALKHKDKQIHLNVDFYQADLERVQEMMQDYDDKQILLIGRRHVRSNNSWLHNSYRLVKGKPRCTLMLHPETAKEYGIEDGQNVKVTSRVGSVTIVAEVTDELMPKVVSIPHGWGHGRKGVRQKIAQAHAGVSVNDLTDDTLIDQLSGNAAVNGVPVQLEAIAPEATDLETADSDVDFDMKSGSAA, from the coding sequence AGCAATGTGCGGTATTGAAATAAAGCACGATGGAGCAAAGGTATTATCGATTAAAGGCGATAAAGATGATCCATTTTCTAAAGGGTATATTTGTCCAAAAGCGACTGCTTTGCAAGACTTGCATGAAGACAGTGATCGCCTGAGTCATCCCGTTGAGAGAACCGCTAACGGTTGGAAAGAGATTGGCTGGGCTGAAGCTCTCGATAAGGTTGCCGCCGGTATTCAGTCGGTACAGAAAAAACATGGTCAAAACGCTTTCGGTATTTATCTAGGCAATCCTAATGTCCATAATTTGGGCGGCATGTTAACTATTAAGCATCTATTAACCAGTATCAAGACGCGCAGTCGCTTTTCTGCGACTTCCATCGACCAGTTGCCGCATCACATTGTTAGCATGCATCTGTTCGGGCATATGCTGCGCATCCCTGTGCCTGACGTCAATCGTACTCAATATATGCTCATCATTGGTGGCAATCCGCTAGCGTCTAACGGCAGTATTATGACCGCACCAAATATGCGTCAAAAACTAAAAGATATCAAAGCGCGTGATGGTAAAGTGGTAGTCATTGATCCAAGACGCACCGAAACGGCAGATATTGCTAGCGAGCATCATTTTATCCGCCCAGCGACCGATGTTTTGCTCTTGCTTGCCATGCTCAATGAAATTTATCTCCAAGGATATGCGGATAAGCCACATGCTAAAAATAGTAGAGCGGCGGCGCTCGTGCCAGAGATTGCACGCATTGCAGACTTTGCAAAAGACTATAGCGCCGAGTCCGTTGCTGAGATTACTGGCATTGCGGCAAAAGAGATTAAACGACTGGTCAAAGAGTTTTGTGAAGCCGAAAGCTCGGTCTGTTATGGGCGCATGGGCGTCTCGGTGCAAGAGTTTGGCTTACTGAGTCAATATCTAATCATGCTGATTAATATTGTCACAGGTCGTTTGGATGAAGTGGGTGGTCTGATGTTCCCCAATCCTGCGGTCGACGTGGTCAATAACTCAGGCCCAGGTTATTTAGGTAAGCGCCATAGCCGCGTGAGTAACTTGCCTGATTTTAATGGCGATTATCCCGTCGTGGCAATGGCGGATGAGATGTTGGTAGAAGGGGCGGGGCAGTTAAAAGGCTTTATGACTGTCGCGGGCAACCCTGTACTCAGCACGCCAAATGGTGAAAAGTTAGATACGGCTTTTGCCAACTTAGACTTTATGGTCGCTATTGACTACTTTGTCACAGAAACCAGCCGTCATGCGCATATCATTTTGCCACCGGTATCGCCGCTAGAGCGCGATCATTATGACGTCACCTTTAACAATTTTGCCGTCCATAACGTGGCTAAATATTCAGAGGCATTGTTTGCTAAGCAAAGAAGCGCCAAGCATGACTGGCAAATTTACTTAGAGCTGGCGAAACGCTTGGATAAAAAAGCCGCCCTTGCAACCAAAGTTGAACGCCTAATAATAAAAGTTTTGGGTCCGAAATTTGTGCTTAATCAAGGTCTAAAACGTGGGCCTTATAAGGGTCTCAATCTAAAGCAATTGAAGGAAAATCCGCATGGAATTGATTTGGGATCGCTCAAAACTATGCTGCCACAAGCGTTAAAACACAAAGACAAGCAGATTCATCTCAATGTTGATTTTTATCAAGCAGATTTAGAGCGCGTACAGGAGATGATGCAGGACTATGATGACAAGCAAATTCTATTGATTGGTCGTCGTCATGTACGCAGTAATAATTCGTGGCTACACAACAGCTATCGCTTGGTAAAAGGTAAGCCGCGCTGTACTTTGATGCTGCATCCTGAAACAGCGAAAGAGTACGGTATTGAGGATGGTCAAAACGTAAAAGTAACGTCGCGTGTGGGTAGTGTGACGATCGTAGCAGAAGTGACGGATGAGCTGATGCCCAAAGTGGTGAGTATCCCCCATGGTTGGGGTCACGGCCGTAAAGGGGTAAGACAAAAAATCGCTCAAGCGCATGCGGGCGTCAGTGTCAATGATTTGACGGACGATACCTTAATCGATCAGCTAAGTGGCAATGCGGCAGTCAATGGTGTACCAGTACAATTGGAAGCAATCGCGCCAGAAGCGACTGATTTGGAGACGGCTGATTCTGACGTTGATTTCGATATGAAATCAGGGAGCGCTGCATAA